One Acidobacteriota bacterium genomic window, GGAGCGGCGCCACCATTTGCAGCACTTCGTCGTGGGTAAATCTGGCGGTGATATGTTGCGGGCAATTCCAGTCAAAGGCTTCGACGTGGAGCACAACGGCTCGTTCGATTTTTGCCCGATAATCAGGCATTTCGAGTTGTTCAATCAATTCCGGCGCCTGACTGGCGTCCACAACTTCAGCCCGGGCAAAAATTTTGATTCGCCGCTTCCGGGCGTAATCCATCAAAATCAGTGACACCCGGTTGTCATGGCTGATGTTGCCCATGCTGATGTACTGCAAATTCCCTCGAAAATCAGCGTAACCCAATGTGTGTGAATCCAAAACCTTCAAAAATCCTTTGGGTCCACCACGAAACTGCACGTAGGGCCAGCCTTCCTCATTGACCGAAGCCAGATAAAACCCATCGCGCTCACTGATGAACTGGGCTTCGGTTTCAGTCAGTCCGTCCAATCCCCAATCGGCTTTTTCCAGACGCTGGTTCTGCCGGCGGGTGCGATAATGTTCCTGGGTGTTTTTCACACTCGTTGTAAAGGCAATATCGGCAAATCGTTGAGTCATATGATCCTCGGGCTGAAAAAATCCTCGGGCTCAGGGCTGAGGGCTGAAGAAGCCGGGCTGAAGAACCGATTTTCTTTTTCCTCCCTCACCCTTCATCCCTCATCCCTTTGGTTGCCCCCCAGTCCTCAGTTTTGAGTTCTAAATGGCCTAGCCAGCTACGCTGGCCGACCGGCTCAGTAACGTCACTTCCGGGAAGTCAATTTCGACCCGGCTCACTTTGCCCAGGTAGTTCAAGGTCGTATTCAAACCAACCAGGGTAATGATTTCGACAATTTCGCCGTCTGAATATCCAGCATCCCGCACGGCTTTCAACTCACCAGTGGTGATATTGCCATCATTGTCCACCAGAGCGTTGGCAAACTGGACAGCGGCACGTGCTTTTTCATCGCTGGCATTCCCCTGCCGGGCGGCTTCAATTTCAATGGCGTCCAACCCAAGCGACTGACTGATGGCGGTGTGGGCTGAAACACAATATTGACAGGCATTGGCTTCACCAACGGTTAAAGCAATCTGTTCCTGCAATTTCGCGTTGAGCAATCCCTGTCCCAGATTGCCATTGAGCGCCAAAATCCCGGCTAAGGCTTTGGGGGAATTGGCAAACACGCGCAGAAAATTGGGAACGCTGCCCAATTGTGACTCAACTGCTTCAAACAAAGGTTTGATTTCGGGCTGGGTGGTCAAA contains:
- a CDS encoding carboxymuconolactone decarboxylase family protein, translating into MSRLNVVDRLTTQPEIKPLFEAVESQLGSVPNFLRVFANSPKALAGILALNGNLGQGLLNAKLQEQIALTVGEANACQYCVSAHTAISQSLGLDAIEIEAARQGNASDEKARAAVQFANALVDNDGNITTGELKAVRDAGYSDGEIVEIITLVGLNTTLNYLGKVSRVEIDFPEVTLLSRSASVAG
- a CDS encoding pyridoxamine 5'-phosphate oxidase family protein gives rise to the protein MTQRFADIAFTTSVKNTQEHYRTRRQNQRLEKADWGLDGLTETEAQFISERDGFYLASVNEEGWPYVQFRGGPKGFLKVLDSHTLGYADFRGNLQYISMGNISHDNRVSLILMDYARKRRIKIFARAEVVDASQAPELIEQLEMPDYRAKIERAVVLHVEAFDWNCPQHITARFTHDEVLQMVAPLQEKVKQLEAEIAALKVIR